Proteins found in one Arachis stenosperma cultivar V10309 chromosome 8, arast.V10309.gnm1.PFL2, whole genome shotgun sequence genomic segment:
- the LOC130943628 gene encoding uncharacterized protein LOC130943628 — protein sequence MKVSWKKTTKKKRCLEALPQFTDLPFEHNQDEHPLYPQPHPEHSHGSEEARQLAKEFQAQGDKLALDGKYREALAKWESALTLTPDLSVLHEQKAQVLLEIGDAWNALKAATRATELEPSWAEAWLTLGRAQLNFGEPDNAIESFDSALALQPDFEEARDDRKTALHLVKKRKQLHSSDTSTRYVVGNKGESS from the exons ATGAAAGTAAGTTGGAAGAAGACAACGAAGAAGAAGCGTTGTTTGGAGGCGTTGCCACAGTTCACCGACCTGCCTTTCGAGCACAATCAAGACGAGCATCCCCTTTACCCTCAGCCCCATCCAGAACACTCGCATGGCTCGGAGGAAGCACGACAACTTGCTAAGGAATTTCAAGCTCAGGGAGACAAGCTTGCTCTG GATGGGAAGTACCGGGAAGCACTGGCTAAATGGGAATCTGCTCTTACTTTGACCCCTGATCTTTCAGTTTTGCATGAACAAAAGGCGCAAGTATTACTGGAAATTGGAGATGCTTGGAATGCATTGAAGGCTGCCACAC GAGCTACAGAACTGGAGCCATCGTGGGCTGAG GCTTGGCTCACACTTGGCAGAGCACAGCTGAACTTCGGTGAGCCAGATAATGCTATTGAAAGCTTCGACTCAGCTTTAGCTCTCCAG CCTGATTTTGAGGAAGCACGGGATGATAGGAAAACTGCGTTGCATCTCGTGAAAAAGAGAAAGCAACTTCACTCTAGTGACACCAGTACTCGTTATGTGGTAGGCAATAAGGGTGAAAGCTCATGA